One Bremerella sp. JC817 genomic window carries:
- a CDS encoding cation:proton antiporter translates to MDPLEILALNLIVILAAGFVSGAICRYLHVSTIVGYLIAGAIIGNGALQILHTENHDLKHLAEMGALFLLFSIGTEVSWEEMRHVGPWILVAGFVQMCAVAVPVSFLFILLGLPWQGASLLGASVALSSTVLVFRALHELNVASSPAGVRSVGILLFQDMAIVPLMLAVPLIAATENYSPLEFVRLGIVTILFLTTIPVLAFVTHRFALPLFSLLRSRELLLLFALALLGSGCFVAHILGLPAAFGAFGAGLILGGNRFTQQVDALTLPFRESFAAVFFISLGALLDIEALLHDPLLVLIGFPLVVLVKTLGAGLAIRASGMSWRVALWMGLGVSQVGEMSFLLLSEGLTRNLVQESHYNQMLVLAIGTMILTPGFIRWGIRKLGNDPSLHTSKEEKAIEARETIREAVIIGVGPVARQVASRIEISGAEVRFIDLNSVNTYPLIQAGFRAVTGDATKRKTLEEAEIAHANLVLVAVPDDEASVQIVKSIRAMNRRCTILARCRYQRNRERLHLVGADYVTDEESQTALMLIGMIEKLSESDAF, encoded by the coding sequence GTGGACCCGTTAGAGATCCTGGCACTCAACCTGATCGTCATTCTGGCTGCCGGCTTCGTGTCGGGTGCCATTTGTCGCTACCTGCATGTCTCGACGATTGTTGGCTACCTGATTGCTGGTGCCATTATCGGGAACGGGGCGTTGCAGATTCTGCATACCGAGAATCACGATCTGAAGCACCTGGCTGAGATGGGGGCGTTGTTTCTCCTTTTCTCGATCGGCACGGAAGTCTCGTGGGAAGAAATGCGGCATGTCGGGCCGTGGATTCTGGTGGCCGGCTTCGTCCAGATGTGTGCCGTCGCGGTGCCAGTGAGCTTTCTGTTCATCCTGCTGGGGCTGCCCTGGCAGGGAGCTTCGCTCTTGGGAGCATCTGTGGCCTTAAGCTCGACAGTGCTCGTCTTTCGGGCCCTACACGAACTAAATGTCGCCTCGTCGCCGGCTGGCGTACGTAGCGTCGGTATCTTGCTTTTCCAAGACATGGCGATCGTTCCGCTGATGTTGGCCGTCCCGCTAATCGCCGCGACCGAGAACTATTCGCCGCTGGAATTCGTGCGGCTGGGGATCGTGACGATCCTGTTTTTGACAACCATTCCGGTCCTGGCATTTGTTACGCATCGATTCGCATTGCCGCTCTTCTCGCTGCTGAGAAGCCGAGAGTTGTTGCTGTTGTTTGCGTTGGCTTTGCTGGGAAGTGGCTGCTTTGTGGCACATATCCTGGGGCTTCCGGCCGCTTTTGGTGCCTTTGGGGCCGGTCTGATCCTGGGAGGAAATCGCTTCACCCAGCAGGTCGATGCCCTGACACTTCCTTTCCGCGAAAGTTTTGCGGCGGTCTTCTTCATCTCGCTGGGGGCCCTGCTCGATATTGAAGCCTTGCTTCATGATCCGCTGCTGGTGCTGATTGGCTTTCCGTTGGTCGTGCTGGTGAAGACACTTGGTGCCGGCCTGGCGATTCGAGCTTCCGGCATGAGCTGGCGCGTGGCTCTTTGGATGGGGCTCGGTGTTTCGCAGGTGGGTGAAATGAGCTTCCTGCTGCTGTCGGAAGGTCTGACGCGAAACCTCGTGCAAGAGTCGCACTATAACCAGATGCTCGTGCTGGCGATTGGGACGATGATTCTGACGCCAGGGTTCATTCGCTGGGGGATCCGCAAGTTGGGTAACGATCCTTCCTTGCACACCAGCAAAGAAGAGAAGGCCATTGAAGCCCGCGAGACCATTCGCGAGGCGGTGATCATCGGCGTTGGTCCCGTTGCCCGGCAAGTGGCTTCGCGGATTGAAATCTCCGGGGCGGAAGTTCGATTCATCGATCTGAATTCGGTGAATACCTATCCGCTGATTCAAGCTGGTTTTCGAGCCGTCACCGGCGATGCCACCAAGCGAAAGACACTGGAAGAAGCCGAGATCGCCCACGCCAACTTGGTTTTGGTGGCCGTGCCTGACGACGAGGCATCGGTGCAGATTGTCAAAAGCATCCGAGCGATGAACCGTCGCTGCACCATTCTGGCTCGCTGCCGCTATCAGCGCAATCGAGAGCGATTGCACCTGGTCGGGGCTGATTACGTGACCGACGAAGAATCGCAAACCGCCCTCATGCTGATCGGAATGATCGAGAAGCTCTCGGAGAGCGACGCGTTTTAA
- a CDS encoding Rrf2 family transcriptional regulator, with amino-acid sequence MTVSAKSEYACIAMIELAARYEADQPARLREITEAQGIPQPFLVQIMAQLKAAGLVQSTRGSTGGYRLAQAPDRITLADIFQVIEGSGDQSESNLQRPTPAAQALCGVWGKICQERTKILEDVTLASLAARVAEQPDEMFYI; translated from the coding sequence ATGACGGTCTCGGCAAAAAGCGAATATGCCTGCATCGCGATGATCGAACTGGCTGCCCGGTACGAAGCCGACCAGCCAGCGCGGCTGCGCGAGATCACCGAAGCCCAAGGCATTCCGCAGCCGTTTCTCGTGCAGATCATGGCTCAACTGAAAGCGGCGGGCCTCGTGCAAAGTACCCGTGGTTCAACCGGGGGATATCGTTTGGCGCAGGCCCCTGATCGCATTACGCTGGCCGATATCTTTCAAGTAATCGAAGGAAGTGGCGATCAGTCAGAATCGAACCTGCAGCGGCCAACGCCTGCTGCCCAGGCACTATGCGGCGTGTGGGGTAAGATTTGTCAGGAACGCACCAAGATTCTGGAAGATGTTACCCTGGCCAGTCTCGCTGCTCGCGTAGCGGAACAGCCTGACGAAATGTTCTATATCTAG
- the groL gene encoding chaperonin GroEL (60 kDa chaperone family; promotes refolding of misfolded polypeptides especially under stressful conditions; forms two stacked rings of heptamers to form a barrel-shaped 14mer; ends can be capped by GroES; misfolded proteins enter the barrel where they are refolded when GroES binds), which translates to MAKIIAFDQEAREAIRRGVSKLAKAVKTTLGPKGRNVIIQKSFGSPTVTKDGVTVAKEVELEDVYENMGAQMVREVASKTSDVAGDGTTTATLMAEAIFNEGLKAVVSGVNPIQMKAGIEKAVAAITAELNSMAIPIKKKEEMANVGAIASNNDREIGELLADAMEKVGKDGVITVDEGKSLATEVEWVEGMQFDRGYLSPYFVTNPTTMQVELDDCYILVFEKKISNIKDLVPVLEAVVQQSKPLLIIAEDVDGEALATLVINRLRGTFKCAAVKAPGYGDRRKAMMEDISILTGGTAIFESLGIKLENLGLAELGRAKKVIIDKDNTTIIEGAGDTQNIKDRIAQIRREIENSSSDYDKEKLEERLAKLAGGVAKVNVGAATESEMKEKKARVEDALHATRAAAAEGILPGGGVALLRASSKVKGADLSHDEEIGFNIVIRACRAPITTIATNAGKDGSIICEKILDSKGNQGYNALTDTYEDLVKSGVIDPAKVTKTALANAASVATLLLTSDALIAEKPKADKKGGHSHDDMY; encoded by the coding sequence ATGGCCAAGATCATCGCCTTTGATCAGGAAGCACGCGAAGCCATCCGTCGCGGCGTATCCAAGCTGGCGAAAGCTGTCAAAACGACCCTCGGTCCCAAGGGCCGTAACGTCATCATCCAGAAGAGCTTTGGCAGCCCGACCGTCACCAAGGACGGCGTGACCGTCGCCAAGGAAGTCGAACTGGAAGACGTCTACGAAAACATGGGCGCCCAGATGGTTCGCGAAGTTGCCAGCAAGACGAGCGACGTCGCTGGTGACGGTACCACCACCGCCACGCTGATGGCCGAAGCGATCTTCAACGAAGGTCTGAAGGCTGTTGTCTCGGGCGTTAACCCGATCCAGATGAAAGCTGGTATCGAAAAGGCTGTCGCCGCCATCACTGCCGAGCTGAACAGCATGGCGATTCCGATCAAGAAGAAAGAAGAAATGGCCAACGTTGGCGCCATCGCTTCGAACAACGATCGTGAAATCGGCGAACTGCTGGCCGACGCCATGGAAAAGGTCGGCAAGGACGGCGTCATCACCGTCGACGAAGGCAAGAGCCTGGCCACGGAAGTGGAATGGGTCGAAGGTATGCAGTTTGATCGCGGCTACCTCTCGCCTTACTTCGTCACCAACCCGACCACCATGCAGGTCGAACTGGATGACTGCTACATCCTGGTCTTCGAAAAGAAGATCAGCAACATCAAGGACCTGGTTCCAGTTCTGGAAGCCGTGGTTCAGCAGAGCAAGCCCCTGTTGATCATCGCTGAAGACGTCGACGGCGAAGCGTTGGCCACCCTGGTCATCAACCGTCTGCGTGGCACGTTCAAGTGTGCCGCCGTCAAGGCTCCTGGTTACGGCGATCGCCGCAAGGCCATGATGGAAGACATCTCCATCTTGACCGGTGGTACCGCGATCTTCGAAAGCCTGGGCATCAAGCTGGAAAACCTGGGCCTGGCCGAACTGGGTCGTGCCAAGAAGGTGATCATCGACAAAGACAACACGACGATCATCGAAGGTGCCGGCGATACCCAGAACATTAAGGATCGTATCGCTCAGATCCGTCGCGAAATCGAAAATTCGTCCAGCGATTACGACAAGGAAAAGCTGGAAGAACGTCTCGCCAAGCTGGCCGGCGGTGTCGCCAAGGTCAACGTTGGTGCCGCGACCGAAAGCGAAATGAAGGAAAAGAAGGCTCGCGTTGAAGACGCTCTGCACGCAACCCGTGCCGCTGCTGCCGAAGGCATCCTGCCAGGTGGTGGTGTTGCTCTGCTGCGTGCTTCGTCCAAGGTGAAGGGTGCTGACCTAAGCCACGACGAAGAAATCGGCTTCAACATCGTTATCCGTGCTTGCCGTGCACCGATCACCACGATCGCCACCAACGCTGGTAAAGATGGCAGCATCATCTGCGAAAAGATCCTGGATAGCAAAGGCAACCAGGGTTACAACGCACTGACCGACACCTACGAAGACCTGGTGAAGTCGGGCGTCATCGACCCAGCCAAGGTTACCAAGACCGCTCTGGCCAACGCCGCCAGTGTCGCGACCCTGCTGCTGACCAGCGATGCCCTCATCGCCGAGAAGCCAAAGGCCGACAAGAAGGGTGGCCACAGCCACGACGATATGTACTAA
- a CDS encoding rhamnulokinase family protein, with the protein MSNKTYLAVDLGASSGRVLGGRFDGSTLQLEEVHRFENGPIAFAGHLHWDLLKLWQNIKDGLTASGSKFGSEISSIGVDTWGVDFALLGRNDELLGNPYHYRDPRTQGIFERAFAKVSRDEIFAETGLQFMEINTLYQLIAMREANSSILESAESFLMMPDLFHWLLTGEKGNELTNASTTQLLNPVTKQWSKKLIEGFDLPERIFGEIVDPGSVIGPLRTTVLEQIGLNGTRVVRPGTHDTASAVVAVPAKSSPGEMPNWCYISSGTWSLMGVETPHPIINEQCAEFNYTNEGGVYGTTRLLKNIAGLWLVQECRRIWKLGGHEYGYSDLVRMSQEATPLASFVNPDHSDFAAPQDMPAQIRDFCERTGQIVPQADGAVIRCVLESLAMRYRVVHRKLQDLTGTKIDTIHIVGGGTQNQLLCQMAADACNCQVVAGPVEATAIGNLMLQAVASGDIGSLAEGREVIRNSFPVVTYTPKTPTMWDDAFPRFEKTCSF; encoded by the coding sequence ATGTCTAACAAGACCTACCTCGCAGTCGACCTGGGAGCCTCCAGCGGTCGTGTCCTCGGTGGACGTTTCGATGGCTCGACGCTTCAACTGGAAGAAGTTCACCGTTTCGAGAATGGCCCGATCGCTTTCGCCGGGCATCTGCACTGGGACCTGTTGAAGCTTTGGCAAAACATTAAGGACGGCCTCACCGCTTCGGGAAGCAAGTTTGGCAGCGAGATCAGCAGCATTGGCGTCGATACATGGGGCGTTGACTTTGCCCTGCTGGGCCGCAATGACGAACTGCTGGGCAATCCGTACCACTACCGCGATCCGCGTACCCAAGGCATCTTCGAACGAGCCTTCGCCAAGGTGAGCCGCGACGAGATCTTCGCCGAGACCGGTTTGCAGTTCATGGAAATCAACACGCTGTACCAACTGATCGCCATGCGGGAAGCCAACAGCTCGATCCTAGAATCGGCCGAAAGCTTCCTGATGATGCCCGACCTGTTCCATTGGCTGCTAACCGGCGAGAAGGGGAACGAGCTGACCAACGCGTCGACGACGCAGCTCTTAAACCCCGTGACCAAGCAGTGGTCGAAGAAGCTGATTGAAGGCTTCGACCTGCCAGAACGGATCTTCGGCGAGATTGTCGACCCCGGCAGTGTTATCGGTCCGCTCCGGACGACCGTGCTCGAACAAATTGGCTTGAACGGCACGCGTGTCGTTCGCCCTGGCACCCACGACACCGCTTCGGCCGTCGTCGCCGTGCCGGCCAAGAGCTCGCCCGGCGAGATGCCCAACTGGTGTTACATCTCCAGCGGAACCTGGTCACTGATGGGTGTCGAAACGCCGCATCCGATCATTAACGAGCAGTGCGCCGAGTTTAACTACACCAACGAAGGAGGCGTCTACGGGACGACCCGCCTGCTGAAGAACATCGCCGGCTTGTGGCTGGTGCAAGAGTGCCGCCGTATCTGGAAACTGGGTGGCCACGAGTATGGTTACAGCGACCTCGTGCGGATGTCGCAGGAAGCCACGCCGCTGGCTTCGTTCGTGAACCCAGACCATTCCGACTTCGCCGCGCCGCAAGATATGCCGGCGCAGATTCGGGACTTCTGCGAACGTACCGGACAGATCGTCCCGCAAGCCGACGGGGCTGTCATTCGCTGCGTGCTGGAGAGCCTCGCGATGCGGTACCGCGTGGTCCATCGCAAGCTACAGGATCTGACTGGAACCAAGATCGACACGATCCATATCGTTGGTGGCGGAACGCAGAATCAGCTTCTTTGCCAGATGGCCGCCGATGCGTGCAACTGTCAGGTCGTGGCCGGCCCAGTCGAAGCGACCGCGATCGGTAACCTGATGCTTCAGGCCGTCGCTTCCGGCGACATCGGTAGCCTGGCGGAAGGCCGTGAAGTGATTCGCAACAGCTTCCCGGTTGTCACCTATACGCCGAAGACCCCAACGATGTGGGACGACGCGTTCCCACGATTCGAGAAAACTTGCAGCTTCTAA
- a CDS encoding phosphoadenylyl-sulfate reductase — MQLTSLTTDNPFQVNAMSASNVNQEEQTTSGMLQPTPELMAELEEASQRLETATPEEIIHWGADRFGTKLTMGTAFGPEGCVILYLLSQVAPETPVFNLDTGYQFQETLDVRDQIREKFGIDVELLKPEHTVEEYEQLHGGPLYKTNPTQCCFDRKIKVLQRGAEGKHAWISAIRRDQSEDRARASIVGWDKKFGLVKINPLANQTKSWVWRMITEHGVPYNVLHDQGYTSIGCWPCTRAVLAGEDERAGRWSGTGKTECGLHTLDDSPNA, encoded by the coding sequence ATGCAACTGACAAGCCTTACCACGGACAACCCGTTTCAAGTGAATGCCATGTCGGCCAGCAACGTAAATCAAGAAGAGCAAACAACTTCCGGCATGCTTCAGCCCACTCCAGAGCTGATGGCCGAGTTGGAAGAAGCGTCGCAGCGGCTCGAAACCGCCACCCCCGAAGAGATCATTCACTGGGGAGCGGATCGTTTTGGCACCAAGCTGACGATGGGAACCGCCTTCGGTCCAGAAGGGTGTGTGATTCTATATCTCCTTTCGCAGGTCGCCCCGGAGACTCCGGTTTTCAATCTCGACACGGGCTACCAGTTCCAGGAAACGCTCGATGTTCGCGACCAGATTCGCGAGAAGTTCGGCATCGATGTCGAGTTGCTCAAGCCGGAGCACACGGTCGAAGAGTACGAGCAGCTTCATGGCGGCCCGCTCTATAAGACGAACCCGACCCAATGCTGCTTCGATCGTAAGATCAAAGTGCTGCAGCGCGGTGCGGAAGGGAAGCATGCTTGGATCAGTGCCATTCGCCGCGACCAGAGCGAAGACCGGGCCCGCGCCAGCATTGTTGGCTGGGATAAGAAGTTCGGCCTGGTGAAGATCAATCCGCTGGCCAACCAGACCAAGAGCTGGGTCTGGCGAATGATTACCGAGCATGGCGTGCCTTACAACGTGCTGCACGATCAAGGCTACACCAGCATTGGCTGCTGGCCATGCACGCGTGCCGTTCTGGCAGGCGAAGACGAACGTGCCGGCCGATGGAGCGGAACTGGAAAGACCGAGTGTGGTTTGCACACCTTAGACGACAGCCCCAACGCCTAG
- the ribA gene encoding GTP cyclohydrolase II: MSHRFSTVQAAVDAIKAGKVIIVVDAEDRENEGDFVAAAEKTTPEVVNFMITQGRGLLCAACLPDVCERLDLPPLVENNNAPLRTAFTTPIDHKNAKTGITAKERSETIMAMVDPQSTEDDFVRPGHVYPLLAKEGGVLRRAGHTEASVDLARMAGLTPAGSLCEILNEEGDRASRDELIALAEKFNLEIISIEQLISHRRVNEKLVERGAEAKLPTKFGEFDIIVYDVKYETQEPVVLAMGDLSSVEAPLVRLHSSCFTGDLIASLRCDCGDQLEMALRKISEEGVGALVYLPQEGRGIGLKAKIRAYALQDQGLDTVEANHALGFKSDMRDYGVGIQILKDLGLSKIRLLTNNPKKTDAFIYGGFDLEVVDQVPIHPTPNPHNQKYLDTKRDKMGHRLP; encoded by the coding sequence GTGAGCCACCGATTTTCTACCGTCCAGGCTGCCGTCGACGCGATCAAAGCTGGCAAAGTTATCATCGTTGTCGATGCCGAAGACCGGGAAAACGAGGGGGATTTTGTCGCTGCCGCCGAAAAGACGACCCCCGAAGTGGTGAACTTCATGATCACCCAGGGGCGAGGCCTCTTGTGTGCGGCTTGCCTGCCCGATGTCTGCGAACGGCTCGATCTGCCACCATTGGTCGAAAACAACAACGCTCCCTTGCGAACCGCGTTCACGACCCCCATCGATCACAAGAACGCCAAAACCGGGATCACTGCCAAGGAACGTTCCGAAACGATCATGGCGATGGTCGACCCCCAATCGACCGAAGACGACTTCGTCCGCCCTGGCCACGTTTACCCGCTGCTGGCCAAAGAAGGTGGCGTGCTGCGACGCGCTGGGCACACCGAAGCCTCGGTCGACCTGGCCCGCATGGCAGGCCTGACGCCGGCTGGTTCGCTGTGCGAGATCTTGAATGAAGAAGGGGACCGGGCCTCGCGCGACGAACTGATCGCGCTGGCCGAGAAGTTCAATCTCGAGATCATCTCGATCGAGCAGCTCATTTCGCATCGTCGCGTCAATGAAAAGCTGGTGGAACGAGGTGCAGAGGCGAAGCTGCCGACCAAGTTCGGCGAGTTTGACATCATCGTTTACGACGTGAAGTACGAAACCCAGGAGCCGGTCGTGCTGGCCATGGGGGACCTCAGCTCGGTCGAAGCTCCGCTCGTGCGACTTCACAGTAGCTGCTTCACCGGCGATTTGATTGCCTCGCTCCGCTGCGATTGTGGCGACCAACTGGAAATGGCCCTGCGAAAGATCAGCGAAGAAGGCGTCGGTGCCTTGGTCTACTTACCGCAGGAAGGTCGGGGCATCGGCCTGAAAGCCAAGATCCGCGCTTACGCCCTGCAAGATCAAGGTCTCGATACGGTCGAAGCGAACCACGCGCTCGGTTTCAAGAGCGACATGCGAGACTATGGCGTGGGGATCCAGATTTTGAAAGACCTCGGTCTATCGAAGATTCGCCTGCTGACGAACAATCCCAAGAAGACCGACGCGTTCATCTATGGCGGGTTCGATCTGGAAGTGGTCGATCAGGTGCCGATTCACCCAACGCCAAATCCGCACAACCAAAAGTATCTCGACACCAAACGCGACAAGATGGGGCACCGCCTGCCGTAG
- a CDS encoding co-chaperone GroES, translated as MATATKKKASSTKQRLQPLGDRVVVRRDELEEKTAGGIFLPETAKNKPSRGVVVSVGTGRLLEDGTRSPLQVKEGNKVIFSAYAGSDTFTVGDDEVILLREDDILAVIEG; from the coding sequence ATGGCAACGGCTACGAAAAAGAAGGCTTCGAGCACGAAACAACGTCTGCAGCCACTGGGCGATCGCGTAGTGGTTCGCCGCGACGAACTGGAAGAAAAGACCGCTGGTGGGATCTTCCTGCCCGAGACCGCCAAGAACAAGCCATCGCGTGGCGTGGTCGTTAGCGTCGGCACCGGCCGTCTGCTGGAAGACGGCACCCGCAGCCCGCTGCAGGTCAAGGAAGGCAACAAGGTCATCTTCAGCGCTTACGCTGGTAGCGACACCTTCACCGTTGGCGACGACGAAGTCATCCTGCTCCGAGAAGACGACATCCTGGCCGTCATCGAAGGCTAA
- the ppk2 gene encoding polyphosphate kinase 2 yields the protein MTDSDHELEQQRLHDEILDSLDEEFEAELEDALMERATPREAISEDGRLPRRVYFRELLRLQRELIKLQSWVVETKAKVAVFFEGRDAAGKGGAIKRITQRLNPRVCRVVALPAPNQREKTQWYFQRYIRHLPAGGEIVLFDRSWYNRAGVERVMGFCNEQQLQEFFQTVPELERMLVNSGMYLIKYWFSISDHEQQFRFQCRIDDPLKQWKLSPMDLESRRRWEQYTRAKEEMFARTNIPEAPWWVVEADDKKRARLNCIHHFLQQIPYAEVPNQPISLPPREHAEGYQRKSLPEDVFVPSVY from the coding sequence ATGACCGATTCGGACCACGAGTTGGAACAACAACGTCTGCACGACGAAATTCTCGATTCTCTTGACGAAGAATTTGAAGCCGAGTTAGAAGATGCCCTGATGGAACGGGCCACACCTCGCGAAGCGATCAGCGAGGATGGTCGCTTGCCTCGACGCGTTTACTTTCGAGAACTGCTGCGACTGCAACGCGAGTTGATCAAGCTGCAGAGCTGGGTTGTTGAAACGAAAGCCAAGGTGGCGGTGTTTTTTGAGGGACGCGACGCGGCGGGCAAAGGAGGTGCGATTAAACGCATTACCCAACGCCTCAACCCGCGAGTCTGCCGCGTGGTGGCGTTGCCTGCTCCGAATCAGCGTGAGAAGACCCAGTGGTATTTCCAGCGTTACATCAGGCATCTTCCGGCCGGTGGCGAGATCGTGCTCTTCGATCGCAGTTGGTACAACCGCGCCGGTGTCGAACGCGTGATGGGCTTTTGCAACGAACAGCAGTTGCAAGAGTTCTTTCAAACGGTCCCGGAACTGGAACGGATGCTGGTGAACTCTGGCATGTACCTGATCAAGTATTGGTTTTCGATCAGCGATCACGAACAACAATTTCGCTTCCAGTGCCGGATCGACGATCCTCTCAAGCAGTGGAAACTAAGCCCGATGGATCTCGAGTCGCGTCGACGCTGGGAGCAGTACACGCGGGCCAAAGAAGAAATGTTTGCCCGGACGAACATCCCAGAGGCACCGTGGTGGGTCGTCGAGGCGGACGACAAGAAGCGTGCTCGCCTCAACTGTATTCATCATTTCTTGCAGCAGATTCCCTACGCGGAAGTGCCCAACCAGCCGATCTCGCTGCCGCCACGTGAGCATGCCGAAGGTTATCAGCGAAAGTCGCTGCCGGAAGATGTGTTTGTGCCGTCAGTCTACTAA
- a CDS encoding Gfo/Idh/MocA family oxidoreductase, whose protein sequence is MIKVGIVGVGFMSWIHYLAYQKVRGMKVTSFCSRDPKKQKGDWRGIKGNFGPAGEQIDVSKMAVYATLEEMLADDSIDMVDICLPPALHEEATIKALKAGKHVLVEKPIALDPAAAKRMQKAADKCGKLMLTAHVLPFFTEFNFALEAARSGKFGKVLGGHFKRLISDPTWIPDFYDLEKVGGPLLDLHIHDAHFIRLMFGMPTSVTSVGRMRGDCVEYCTTQFGFADSSYVVTATSGVLHQPGRSFTHGFEIHFEEATLLMDFAVIDDAPVVAMPLTVLPKKGKSKQPKLKGGDPVDSFAAELKEVEQSILSGTPSSILGGDVAVDALVLCQKQADSIAKGKTVRV, encoded by the coding sequence ATGATCAAAGTCGGAATCGTTGGCGTCGGATTCATGAGTTGGATTCATTACCTGGCCTATCAAAAGGTCCGGGGAATGAAGGTCACCTCATTCTGTTCGCGCGATCCGAAGAAGCAAAAAGGGGACTGGCGCGGGATCAAAGGCAACTTTGGTCCGGCCGGCGAGCAGATCGATGTTTCCAAGATGGCGGTCTATGCCACATTGGAAGAAATGCTGGCGGACGATTCGATCGATATGGTCGACATCTGCCTCCCCCCTGCTCTGCACGAAGAGGCCACGATCAAAGCGTTGAAAGCAGGCAAGCATGTGCTGGTCGAGAAGCCGATCGCGCTCGATCCGGCGGCCGCCAAACGGATGCAGAAAGCAGCCGACAAGTGCGGCAAGCTGATGCTGACCGCGCACGTGCTGCCATTCTTTACGGAGTTCAACTTCGCGTTGGAAGCGGCTCGTTCAGGCAAGTTTGGCAAGGTGCTTGGTGGCCACTTCAAGCGTTTGATCAGCGATCCGACCTGGATCCCAGATTTCTACGATCTGGAAAAGGTTGGCGGTCCCCTTCTCGACCTGCATATTCACGACGCTCACTTCATTCGCTTGATGTTTGGCATGCCCACCAGCGTGACCAGCGTCGGCCGCATGCGTGGCGACTGCGTCGAATACTGCACCACGCAGTTCGGTTTCGCCGACAGCAGCTACGTGGTGACAGCTACCAGCGGCGTGCTGCATCAGCCGGGACGTAGCTTCACGCATGGCTTCGAGATTCATTTTGAAGAAGCAACGCTGCTGATGGACTTCGCTGTGATCGACGACGCCCCGGTCGTGGCGATGCCGCTAACCGTGTTGCCGAAGAAGGGGAAGTCGAAGCAACCGAAGCTGAAGGGTGGCGACCCGGTCGATTCGTTCGCTGCCGAGCTGAAGGAAGTGGAGCAGAGCATTCTGTCTGGCACCCCGTCCAGCATACTGGGTGGCGACGTGGCTGTCGACGCATTGGTACTTTGCCAGAAGCAAGCCGACTCGATTGCCAAAGGCAAGACGGTCCGCGTCTAA
- a CDS encoding glycoside hydrolase family 43 protein, which translates to MISPRKFSWRRLNLVLTFSLLLGITMSDLASAEEPAPSNNPIFEGWYADPEGIIFGDTYWIYPTYSAPYDQQTFFDCFSSKDLVHWTKHSRILDNTEIKWAKRAMWAPSIIEKDGKYYFFFGANDIQNNQQHGGIGVAVADHPAGPFKDHLGKPLVDKFHNGAQPIDQFVFKDADGTYYLIYGGWRHCNIAKLNDDFTGFKPLPNGQIFQEITPQGYVEGPFMFIRDGKYYFMWSEGGWTGPDYSVAYAIADSPFGPFKRIDKVLKQDAQVATGAGHHSVIHIPGTEEYFAVYHRRPIGQTDGNARVTCIDVMKFDDQGKILPIKITHEGVAARPLVD; encoded by the coding sequence ATGATTTCCCCTCGTAAATTCTCTTGGCGTCGTCTGAACCTGGTTCTGACATTTTCCCTGCTGCTCGGTATCACGATGAGCGATCTTGCCTCGGCCGAAGAACCTGCCCCATCCAACAATCCGATCTTCGAGGGTTGGTACGCCGATCCGGAAGGGATCATTTTTGGCGATACCTACTGGATCTATCCGACCTACTCGGCCCCGTACGACCAGCAAACGTTCTTCGATTGCTTCTCGTCGAAAGACCTGGTGCATTGGACGAAGCATTCCCGCATTCTCGACAACACCGAGATCAAGTGGGCCAAGCGAGCGATGTGGGCGCCCTCGATCATCGAGAAGGATGGCAAGTACTACTTCTTCTTTGGTGCGAACGACATCCAGAACAATCAGCAACATGGGGGCATCGGTGTCGCCGTGGCCGATCATCCCGCTGGTCCCTTCAAAGACCATTTGGGCAAGCCACTGGTCGACAAATTCCACAACGGTGCCCAGCCGATTGATCAGTTTGTTTTCAAAGATGCCGACGGCACCTACTACTTGATCTACGGTGGCTGGCGACACTGCAACATCGCGAAGCTGAACGACGATTTCACCGGCTTCAAGCCGCTACCCAACGGGCAGATCTTTCAAGAGATCACGCCGCAAGGTTACGTCGAAGGTCCGTTCATGTTCATCCGCGATGGCAAGTATTATTTCATGTGGTCAGAAGGTGGTTGGACCGGTCCCGACTACAGCGTTGCCTATGCGATTGCCGACAGCCCCTTCGGACCGTTCAAGCGAATCGACAAAGTGCTGAAGCAAGACGCTCAGGTAGCCACCGGCGCCGGGCATCACTCGGTGATTCATATTCCCGGCACGGAAGAATACTTTGCCGTATATCATCGTCGTCCGATCGGCCAAACCGATGGCAACGCGCGGGTCACCTGCATCGACGTAATGAAGTTTGACGATCAAGGCAAGATCTTGCCGATCAAGATCACGCACGAAGGTGTAGCCGCTCGCCCGTTAGTAGACTGA